One Lysobacter enzymogenes DNA segment encodes these proteins:
- a CDS encoding DUF6053 domain-containing protein yields MAATGKESVGTEVPPTQAKPSIKP; encoded by the coding sequence ATCGCGGCGACCGGAAAGGAAAGCGTCGGGACTGAAGTCCCTCCCACACAAGCCAAGCCAAGCATCAAACCCTAA
- a CDS encoding cupin domain-containing protein: MAATGKESVGTEVPPTQARHTPSCREARHALPHLRNLRHPVRRIRRAARALPGLRGRAPVRRLERPALDHDGIAGPASPPAHRRRRRRAQPEHVARLRHRPARDVPAHRRRQHPVGDAVAGHRRGSAGAARARRRRPDRDLAPALLRVDGRMEPRVRRRPDLPARGRPRMGAAALAGDPLVARRRTGAVRRCRADPLRRPLRRQHRAALAPRRRARRGAVPRRRAAGRLRPPPHHLHVQLSELHPDEAGRRARDARTHRPLRVRGRVRLQPGPQHPRRRPRRGGCLVPALFRRDRRLSPAAHAPRGTAMASGFDALHDYLPARIGARAQLPWIPADTPGKYSKPLRFFADDRGFVELLRMDPGLAMPLHRHTGEVHAYNLSGTRQLCTGELIGPGDYVYEPPGNVDWWKIVGDEPMIALVVVMGAVEFLGPGGTVRLRATAQSQRAAYERYCRQQRRPALDLTDR; encoded by the coding sequence ATCGCTGCGACCGGAAAGGAAAGCGTCGGGACTGAAGTCCCTCCCACACAAGCCAGGCATACCCCGTCCTGTCGCGAGGCCCGCCATGCCCTGCCCCATCTGCGAAACCTGCGGCACCCAGTTCGCCGAATCCGCCGCGCCGCCCGTGCATTGCCCGGTCTGCGAGGACGAGCGCCAGTACGTCGGCTGGAACGGCCAGCGCTGGACCACGATGGAATCGCTGGCCCAGCGTCACCGCCTGCGCATCGACGACGACGCCGGCGTGCTCAGCCTGAGCATGTCGCCCGGCTTCGCCATCGACCAGCGCGCGATGTTCCTGCCCACCGGCGCCGGCAACATCCTGTGGGAGACGCTGTCGCTGGTCACCGACGAGGCAGTGCAGGCGCTGCGCGCGCTCGGCGGCGTCGACCTGATCGCGATCTCGCACCCGCACTTCTACGCGTCGATGGTCGAATGGAGCCGCGCGTTCGGCGACGTCCCGATCTACCTGCACGAGGCCGACCGCGAATGGGTGCAGCGGCCCTCGCCGGCGATCCGCTGGTGGCGCGGCGACGAACTGGCGCTGTCCGACGATGTCGTGCTGATCCGCTGCGGCGGCCACTTCGACGGCAGCACCGCGCTGCACTGGCGCCGCGACGGCGCGCGCGGCGCGGCGCTGTTCCCCGGCGACGCGCTGCAGGTCGTCTCCGACCGCCGCCACACCACCTTCATGTACAGCTATCCGAACTACATCCCGATGAAGCCGGCCGACGTGCGCGCGATGCGCGAACGCATCGACCGCTTCGCGTTCGAGGACGTGTACGGCTACAGCCTGGGCCGCAACATCCTCGGCGGCGGCCGCGCCGCGGTGGATGCCTCGTTCCAGCGCTATTTCGACGCGATCGCCGGCTGAGCCCGGCCGCCCACGCCCCACGAGGAACCGCCATGGCTTCCGGCTTCGACGCCCTGCACGACTACCTGCCCGCGCGCATCGGCGCCCGCGCGCAACTGCCGTGGATTCCCGCCGACACGCCCGGCAAGTACTCCAAGCCGCTGCGCTTCTTCGCCGACGACCGCGGCTTCGTCGAACTGTTGCGCATGGACCCGGGCCTGGCGATGCCGCTGCACCGCCACACCGGCGAGGTCCACGCCTACAACCTCAGCGGCACCCGTCAGCTGTGCACCGGCGAACTGATCGGACCGGGCGATTACGTCTACGAACCGCCCGGCAACGTCGACTGGTGGAAGATCGTCGGCGACGAACCGATGATCGCGCTGGTGGTGGTGATGGGCGCGGTCGAGTTCCTCGGCCCCGGCGGCACGGTGCGCCTGCGCGCCACCGCGCAGAGCCAGCGCGCCGCGTACGAGCGCTATTGCCGCCAACAACGGCGGCCGGCGCTGGACCTCACCGACCGCTGA
- a CDS encoding DUF1203 domain-containing protein: protein MHAYRIDGLAPHAFAPLFALDDDALRAHGMRRVVADSPTGYPCRVSLAEAAPGERLLLLTFEHHDCDGPYRASGPIFVREGAVRAPTLRNRLPSILATRHLSLRAYDADGWMLQARALEGRDAEAAVQELFDDPRVARIHAHNARYGCFLCAIEREPAQA from the coding sequence ATGCACGCTTATCGAATCGACGGTCTCGCCCCGCACGCTTTCGCGCCGTTGTTCGCGCTCGACGACGACGCGCTGCGCGCGCACGGCATGCGCCGGGTCGTGGCGGATTCGCCGACCGGGTATCCCTGCCGCGTTTCGCTGGCCGAGGCCGCGCCCGGCGAGCGGTTGTTGCTGTTGACCTTCGAGCACCACGATTGCGACGGTCCGTATCGCGCCAGCGGCCCGATCTTCGTGCGCGAGGGCGCGGTGCGCGCGCCGACGCTGCGCAATCGGCTGCCGTCGATCCTCGCCACCCGCCATCTGTCGCTGCGCGCTTACGACGCCGACGGCTGGATGTTGCAGGCGCGCGCGCTCGAAGGACGCGACGCCGAGGCGGCGGTGCAGGAACTCTTCGACGATCCGCGCGTGGCCCGGATCCATGCCCACAACGCGCGCTACGGCTGTTTCCTGTGCGCGATCGAGCGCGAGCCCGCGCAGGCATGA
- a CDS encoding ArsR/SmtB family transcription factor, producing the protein MSSKPAAVKPAAAFKAPALRRSARVFDALGDETRLRLVVALCAGGALSIAQLTAGTDISRQAVTKHLQVLAGAGLVRDLKAGRERLWQFEPAELEQARQSLQRIAEQWDRALLRLRAFVET; encoded by the coding sequence ATGTCGAGTAAGCCTGCCGCCGTCAAGCCGGCGGCCGCGTTCAAGGCGCCGGCGCTGCGGCGCTCGGCGCGGGTGTTCGACGCGCTCGGCGACGAGACCCGGCTGCGGTTGGTGGTGGCGCTGTGCGCCGGCGGCGCGCTGTCGATCGCCCAGCTCACCGCCGGCACCGACATCAGCCGCCAGGCGGTGACCAAGCACTTGCAGGTGCTGGCCGGCGCCGGGCTGGTGCGCGACCTCAAGGCCGGGCGCGAGCGCTTGTGGCAGTTCGAGCCGGCCGAGCTGGAACAGGCGCGGCAGTCGCTGCAGCGCATCGCCGAGCAGTGGGACCGGGCGCTGCTGCGGTTGCGGGCGTTCGTGGAGACCTGA
- the rpoH gene encoding RNA polymerase sigma factor RpoH, with protein MTSIAQSSALVANNLPVPSALGSLDAYIGAVHQIPVLTAEDEQALARRFRDEEDLDAARELVHSHLRFVVHVARGYNGYGLQIGDLIQEGNIGLMKAVKRFDPEQGVRLVSFAVHWIRAEMHEFILKNWRIVKVATTKAQRKLFFNLRKSKKRLGWMNAEEVSQVAKDLNVSEREVLEMESRLSGRDIGFDAPADEDDDHAPPSPAAYLRAAEEDPSQSYEREDEEDNQLALLREGLAGLDARSRDIVKRRWLDADSKVTLQELADEYGVSAERIRQIEANALKKMRGLFAA; from the coding sequence ATGACCTCTATCGCCCAATCCTCCGCTCTTGTCGCCAACAACCTGCCTGTGCCCAGCGCGCTCGGTTCGCTGGACGCGTACATCGGCGCGGTGCACCAGATCCCGGTGCTGACCGCCGAGGACGAGCAGGCGTTGGCCCGCCGTTTCCGCGACGAGGAAGACCTCGACGCGGCCCGCGAACTCGTCCATTCCCATCTGCGCTTCGTGGTCCACGTGGCCCGCGGCTACAACGGCTACGGCCTGCAGATCGGCGACCTCATCCAGGAAGGCAACATCGGCCTGATGAAGGCTGTCAAGCGCTTCGACCCCGAACAGGGCGTGCGCCTGGTCTCCTTCGCGGTGCACTGGATCCGCGCCGAGATGCACGAGTTCATCCTCAAGAACTGGCGCATCGTCAAGGTCGCCACGACCAAGGCGCAGCGCAAGCTGTTCTTCAACCTGCGCAAGAGCAAGAAGCGCCTGGGTTGGATGAACGCCGAAGAAGTGAGCCAGGTCGCCAAGGACCTCAACGTCTCCGAGCGCGAAGTGCTGGAGATGGAGTCGCGCCTGTCCGGCCGCGACATCGGCTTCGACGCGCCCGCCGACGAGGACGACGACCACGCCCCGCCGTCGCCGGCCGCCTACCTGCGCGCCGCCGAGGAAGACCCCTCGCAGAGCTACGAGCGCGAGGACGAGGAAGACAACCAGCTCGCGCTGCTGCGCGAGGGCCTGGCCGGGCTGGACGCGCGCTCGCGCGACATCGTCAAGCGCCGCTGGCTGGATGCCGACAGCAAGGTCACGCTGCAGGAACTGGCCGACGAGTACGGCGTCAGCGCCGAGCGCATCCGCCAGATCGAGGCCAACGCGCTGAAGAAGATGCGCGGCCTGTTCGCGGCCTAA
- a CDS encoding DUF6053 domain-containing protein, with product MGHESVGPEGPPTKARRSGFVALADSWPIRV from the coding sequence ATCGGGCACGAGAGTGTCGGGCCTGAAGGCCCTCCCACAAAAGCGCGGCGTTCGGGGTTTGTCGCCCTGGCCGACTCGTGGCCGATTAGGGTTTGA
- a CDS encoding SRPBCC family protein, producing MNASTDRIQRRILLKAPRAKVWRALADAESFGQWFGVKLQGQRFAPGEPAQGYITYPGYEHLLMRVVVQAMEPERRFSFHWHPYAVDPDRDYSHEPPTLVEFALEDADGGTWLTVTESGFDQVPAERREEAFRMNSGGWDAQVGNIARYVE from the coding sequence ATGAACGCATCCACCGACCGCATCCAACGCCGCATCCTGCTCAAGGCCCCGCGCGCCAAGGTCTGGCGCGCGCTGGCCGACGCCGAGTCCTTCGGCCAATGGTTCGGAGTGAAGCTGCAAGGCCAGCGCTTCGCCCCCGGCGAGCCCGCGCAGGGCTACATCACCTACCCCGGCTACGAACACCTGCTGATGCGGGTGGTGGTGCAGGCGATGGAGCCCGAGCGCCGGTTCTCGTTCCACTGGCATCCCTATGCGGTCGATCCGGACCGCGACTACTCGCACGAGCCGCCGACGTTGGTCGAGTTCGCGCTCGAGGACGCCGACGGCGGCACCTGGCTGACGGTGACCGAGTCGGGCTTCGACCAAGTCCCGGCCGAACGCCGCGAGGAAGCGTTCCGCATGAACTCCGGCGGCTGGGACGCGCAGGTCGGGAACATCGCGCGCTATGTCGAGTAA
- a CDS encoding glutathione binding-like protein yields MIDLHYAATPNGLKLRLYLEETGLAHRIVPVKLSAGEQFAPQFLAISPNNKIPAILDHAPADGGAPLPVFESGAILLYLARKTGLLWPQGERAQLQATQWLFWQMAGLGPMAGQAGHFRAHAPEAVPYAIDRYTREAARLYGVLDRRLHGREFVAGDELSIADIACYPWVVPHAGLGHDLSATPDLQRWFDRIRARPATQRAYAGVEDPYAKPANFTQAERQTLFGQGAQG; encoded by the coding sequence ATGATCGACCTCCACTACGCCGCCACCCCCAACGGCCTGAAGCTGCGCCTGTACCTGGAAGAGACCGGGCTGGCGCACCGGATCGTGCCGGTGAAGCTCTCCGCCGGCGAGCAGTTCGCGCCGCAGTTCCTGGCGATTTCGCCGAACAACAAGATCCCGGCGATCCTCGACCACGCGCCGGCCGACGGCGGCGCGCCGCTGCCGGTGTTCGAATCCGGCGCGATCTTGCTGTACCTGGCGCGCAAGACCGGGCTGCTGTGGCCGCAGGGCGAACGCGCGCAGTTGCAAGCGACGCAGTGGCTGTTCTGGCAGATGGCCGGGCTCGGGCCGATGGCCGGGCAGGCCGGGCACTTCCGCGCGCACGCGCCCGAAGCGGTGCCGTATGCGATCGACCGCTACACCCGCGAAGCCGCGCGGCTGTACGGCGTGCTCGACCGGCGTCTGCACGGGCGCGAGTTCGTCGCCGGCGACGAACTGTCCATCGCCGACATCGCCTGCTATCCGTGGGTGGTGCCGCATGCCGGGCTCGGCCACGACCTGAGCGCAACGCCGGACCTGCAGCGCTGGTTCGACCGCATCCGCGCGCGGCCGGCGACGCAACGCGCATATGCCGGCGTCGAGGACCCGTACGCGAAGCCGGCCAACTTCACCCAGGCCGAGCGGCAGACGCTGTTCGGCCAGGGCGCGCAAGGCTGA
- a CDS encoding PLP-dependent aminotransferase family protein, with amino-acid sequence MEPVFDAAASAAGDPDGPVFEFPLDLPARGHGQLTHELHQQLRAAILDGRLAAGAALPATRRVAAGLGVARNTVVAAYDLLIAEGYLAPRRGAKAVVADVAARRDRRAPRRLSAGPEDPRLNPLWRTPFLRPEPPRDLPERCFRLGIPDHRHFPHEIWRRLSAQTLRAWSRTGFSYPPSEGIAELREAIAQHVAFARAVACGGEDVVVTSGAQQAFDLLARLLVTPGETRVAVEEPGYPPVRAAFAAAGARLLPIPVDEEGLCVDLLPEDARVISVTPSHQSPTGVALSLRRRRALLDFARRRNALVIEDDYDGEFRFGHRPLDALQTLDRDGLVFYIGTFSKSLFPSLRKGFIVAPRWARDALATVKHCADSHSDTITQSVLAAFIRDGHLARHVRRMRAVYAPRREALLAALDAELAPWLQPIPCEAGMHLAARIRDPALAPAILARLPRHLPGAQSIAEYAMSAPAQPAIAFGYGVADVEQIRPATRAFARSLAGIGAQ; translated from the coding sequence ATGGAACCAGTTTTCGACGCCGCCGCGTCCGCGGCCGGCGATCCGGACGGCCCGGTCTTCGAGTTCCCGCTGGACCTGCCGGCGCGCGGCCACGGCCAGCTGACCCACGAACTGCACCAGCAATTGCGCGCGGCCATCCTCGACGGCCGGCTCGCCGCGGGCGCGGCGCTGCCGGCCACGCGCCGGGTCGCCGCCGGCCTGGGCGTCGCCCGCAACACCGTGGTCGCCGCGTACGACCTGTTGATCGCCGAGGGCTACCTCGCGCCGCGCCGCGGCGCCAAGGCGGTGGTCGCCGACGTCGCCGCGCGCCGCGACCGGCGCGCGCCGCGGCGCCTGTCCGCCGGCCCGGAAGACCCGCGCCTGAACCCGCTCTGGCGCACGCCGTTCCTGCGCCCGGAGCCGCCGCGCGACCTGCCCGAGCGCTGCTTCCGCCTCGGCATTCCCGACCATCGCCACTTCCCGCACGAGATCTGGCGGCGGCTGTCGGCGCAAACGCTGCGGGCGTGGTCGCGGACCGGTTTCAGCTATCCGCCCTCGGAAGGCATCGCCGAACTGCGCGAGGCGATCGCCCAGCACGTGGCGTTCGCCCGCGCGGTCGCCTGCGGCGGCGAGGACGTGGTGGTGACCTCCGGCGCGCAGCAGGCCTTCGACCTGCTGGCGCGGCTGCTGGTGACGCCGGGCGAAACCCGGGTGGCGGTGGAGGAGCCCGGCTACCCGCCGGTGCGCGCCGCCTTCGCCGCGGCCGGCGCGCGGCTGCTGCCGATACCGGTGGACGAAGAAGGCTTGTGCGTGGACCTTCTGCCCGAGGACGCGCGGGTGATCAGCGTGACCCCCTCGCACCAGTCGCCGACCGGCGTGGCGCTGTCGCTGCGCCGGCGCCGCGCGCTGCTCGACTTCGCCCGCCGCCGCAACGCGCTGGTGATCGAGGACGACTACGACGGCGAGTTCCGTTTCGGCCACCGCCCGCTCGACGCGCTGCAGACGCTCGACCGCGACGGCCTGGTGTTCTACATCGGCACCTTCTCCAAGAGCCTGTTCCCGTCGTTGCGCAAGGGCTTCATCGTCGCCCCGCGCTGGGCGCGCGACGCGCTGGCGACGGTCAAGCACTGCGCCGATTCGCACAGCGACACGATCACCCAGTCGGTGCTCGCTGCCTTCATCCGCGACGGCCACCTGGCGCGCCACGTGCGGCGCATGCGCGCGGTGTACGCGCCGCGGCGCGAGGCGCTGCTGGCGGCGCTGGACGCCGAACTGGCGCCGTGGCTGCAGCCGATTCCGTGCGAAGCCGGCATGCACCTGGCCGCGCGCATCCGCGATCCGGCCCTGGCCCCGGCGATCCTGGCGCGGCTGCCGCGGCACCTGCCCGGGGCGCAGTCGATCGCCGAATACGCGATGAGCGCGCCGGCGCAACCGGCCATCGCGTTCGGCTACGGCGTCGCCGACGTCGAGCAGATCCGCCCGGCGACGCGCGCGTTCGCGCGTTCGTTGGCGGGCATCGGCGCGCAGTGA
- a CDS encoding response regulator, whose amino-acid sequence MNKVLLIEDDARLAGLISEYLQRYDFQTSVVLRGDLALPAIENDPPDVIVLDLMLPGMDGFDVCRQIRKQSSLPIVMLTARADLFDQVTGLEVGADDYVLKPVEPRLLLARLRAVLRRSQAQPQAAGPSILSYGGLQIDLTARQVRWKGEEIDLKTADYNLFVILAQAAGRVLSRDELLRRWRGIGFDGVDRTVDVSISRLRRHFADDAHEPRKIKTVWGRGYLFSPIAWED is encoded by the coding sequence ATGAATAAAGTCCTGCTGATCGAGGACGACGCCCGTCTGGCCGGGCTGATCTCCGAGTACCTGCAACGTTACGACTTCCAGACCTCGGTGGTGCTGCGCGGCGACCTCGCGCTGCCCGCGATCGAGAACGATCCGCCCGACGTGATCGTGCTCGACCTGATGCTGCCCGGCATGGACGGCTTCGACGTGTGCCGGCAGATCCGCAAGCAGTCGAGCCTGCCGATCGTGATGCTGACCGCGCGCGCGGACCTGTTCGACCAGGTCACCGGCCTGGAGGTCGGCGCCGACGACTACGTGCTCAAGCCGGTGGAGCCGCGCCTGCTGCTGGCGCGGCTGCGCGCGGTGCTGCGCCGCAGCCAGGCCCAGCCGCAGGCGGCGGGGCCGTCGATCCTCAGTTACGGCGGCCTGCAGATCGACCTCACCGCGCGCCAGGTGCGCTGGAAGGGCGAAGAGATCGACCTCAAGACCGCCGACTACAACCTGTTCGTGATCCTGGCCCAGGCCGCCGGCCGCGTGCTCAGCCGCGACGAACTGCTGCGGCGCTGGCGCGGCATCGGCTTCGACGGCGTCGACCGCACCGTCGACGTCAGCATCTCGCGCCTGCGCCGGCACTTCGCCGACGACGCGCACGAGCCGCGCAAGATCAAGACCGTGTGGGGACGGGGCTATCTGTTCAGCCCGATCGCCTGGGAGGACTGA
- a CDS encoding TonB-dependent receptor domain-containing protein: MISTSTRRVLRRRPLLTALAVALAAPAFAPAALAQDAAAPAPAPAPAERKATELEGIKVTASRIPRSGFDTLEPASVVSSESVRERGMTNVADALNQTVGFGIGQTPEGGQANFAGGVNFVNRFGLGSNRTLTLVNGRRVVTSRALTNFGASAGAQVDLNAIPVQMIDRVENVAIGGAPTYGSDAIAGVVNVILKDRFQGVEANFNYGISDHGDNERLGYSFLAGADFADGRGNLMVGGSYDDSQGLLRSDRTDFARAYAFPANPNAAQMRTNQPGRNPESDGRVHGNIPFDTGPNDGIPGTVLIRDARTFTNTFGGLILPVSGAVTLPGGALRGFGPGERTYLQFAPNGNIVPYDPGVNFGTSTASGGQGLNTADITALLTSLKRQTVNVVGHYDVADNARLFVEAMHYHADAYSPTDIGTTGNTTAGTRLNSALIVQSTHPLLNDQARQQLSALGIRSFRLARTSADLGLTPDRTETDIDRIVVGARGDFELWSKPFDWEISANYGRMQATTSSTALNQQNFINAINVRNVGGRLVCDPTAGNALYAASAGANSNPIADPNCVPLDLFGQGRPSAEAIRYVTGTARTDFEQKQKVFSAFVSGPVAELWSGPLNVALGYEHRIEEGGFTPNDFTRRGLGRSVAIPPLNGKYHTNEYYVETMLPLVSPDAGIPGLRRFDITGKFRRVDNSVNGGFNAYTYGLQWEPIEGLQIRGNKTRSLRAPVITELFLPQVELFQATSDPCDRRNVTGGPNPAARARNCAAFYQQYGLNPVDFQQNSANSRAARQGEPNLRNEAADSWTAGFVWQPEFVKGLRLAVDYNEVKLKDQIFAQSVNDVLSACYDNPDFAAGNVNTANYYCQQIQRRPDGQFDIVAVRYRNGDFIHFQGITGELAYRWDAGDWGRFDFSANALWVKRFESSTTGVTVDDDVGEIGMAERQYQFGVDYQKNKLGLNLNARYLSASVFNNENTVETSDVLRAPSYWLLGAGVNYRFTDNVRVNFAVQNLLDKDPPLGTTPSEVGVGTYDILGRRYSMSVTYRFD; this comes from the coding sequence ATGATCAGCACGTCCACCCGCCGCGTCCTGCGGCGCCGCCCGCTTTTGACCGCTCTGGCCGTGGCCCTGGCCGCGCCGGCCTTCGCTCCCGCCGCGCTCGCCCAGGACGCCGCCGCGCCGGCGCCCGCACCGGCGCCGGCCGAGCGCAAGGCGACCGAACTGGAGGGGATCAAGGTCACCGCCTCGCGCATTCCGCGCTCGGGCTTCGACACCCTCGAACCGGCCAGCGTGGTGTCCAGCGAATCGGTGCGCGAGCGTGGCATGACCAACGTCGCCGACGCGCTCAACCAGACCGTCGGCTTCGGCATCGGCCAAACCCCGGAAGGCGGCCAGGCCAACTTCGCCGGCGGCGTCAATTTCGTGAACCGCTTCGGCCTGGGCAGCAACCGCACCCTGACCCTGGTCAACGGCCGGCGCGTGGTGACCTCGCGCGCGTTGACCAACTTCGGCGCGTCCGCCGGCGCCCAGGTCGACCTCAACGCGATCCCGGTGCAGATGATCGACCGGGTCGAGAACGTCGCCATCGGCGGCGCGCCGACCTACGGCTCCGACGCCATCGCCGGCGTGGTCAACGTGATCCTCAAGGACCGCTTCCAGGGCGTGGAGGCCAACTTCAACTACGGCATCAGCGACCACGGCGACAACGAGCGGCTGGGCTACAGCTTCCTGGCCGGCGCCGATTTCGCCGACGGCCGCGGCAACCTCATGGTCGGCGGCTCCTACGACGACAGCCAGGGCCTGCTGCGCTCGGACCGCACCGACTTCGCCCGCGCCTACGCCTTCCCCGCCAATCCCAACGCCGCGCAGATGCGGACCAACCAGCCCGGCCGCAACCCCGAGAGCGACGGCCGCGTGCACGGCAACATCCCGTTCGACACCGGCCCGAACGACGGCATCCCCGGCACCGTGCTGATCCGCGACGCGCGCACCTTCACCAACACCTTCGGCGGCCTGATCCTGCCGGTCAGCGGCGCGGTCACCCTGCCCGGCGGCGCGCTGCGCGGCTTCGGCCCGGGCGAGCGCACCTACCTGCAATTCGCGCCGAACGGCAACATCGTGCCCTACGACCCGGGCGTGAACTTCGGCACCAGCACGGCCTCCGGCGGCCAGGGCCTCAACACCGCCGACATCACCGCGCTACTGACCAGCCTCAAGCGCCAGACGGTCAACGTGGTCGGCCATTACGACGTCGCCGACAACGCGCGCCTGTTCGTCGAGGCGATGCACTACCACGCCGACGCCTATTCGCCGACCGACATCGGCACCACCGGCAACACCACCGCCGGCACCCGCCTCAACAGCGCGCTGATCGTGCAGTCGACCCACCCGCTGCTCAACGACCAGGCGCGCCAGCAGCTGTCGGCGCTGGGCATCCGCAGCTTCCGCCTGGCCCGCACCTCGGCCGACCTGGGCCTGACCCCGGACCGCACCGAGACCGACATCGACCGCATCGTGGTCGGCGCGCGCGGCGACTTCGAGCTGTGGTCGAAGCCGTTCGACTGGGAAATCTCGGCCAACTACGGGCGCATGCAGGCGACCACTTCGTCGACGGCGCTGAACCAGCAGAACTTCATCAACGCCATCAACGTGCGCAACGTCGGCGGCCGCCTGGTGTGCGACCCGACCGCCGGCAACGCGCTGTACGCCGCCAGCGCCGGCGCCAACTCCAATCCCATCGCCGATCCCAACTGCGTGCCGCTGGACCTGTTCGGCCAGGGCCGGCCCTCGGCCGAGGCGATCCGCTACGTCACCGGCACCGCGCGCACCGACTTCGAGCAGAAGCAGAAGGTGTTCAGCGCCTTCGTCAGCGGCCCGGTCGCCGAACTGTGGAGCGGCCCGCTCAACGTCGCGCTGGGCTACGAGCACCGGATCGAGGAAGGCGGCTTCACCCCCAACGACTTCACCCGCCGCGGTCTCGGCCGTTCGGTCGCGATCCCGCCGCTCAACGGCAAGTACCACACCAACGAGTACTACGTCGAAACGATGCTGCCGCTGGTCTCGCCCGACGCCGGCATCCCGGGCCTGCGCCGGTTCGACATCACCGGCAAGTTCCGCCGCGTCGACAACAGCGTCAACGGCGGCTTCAACGCCTACACCTACGGCCTGCAGTGGGAGCCGATCGAGGGCCTGCAGATCCGCGGCAACAAGACCCGCTCGCTGCGCGCGCCGGTGATCACCGAGTTGTTCCTGCCGCAGGTGGAGCTGTTCCAGGCCACCTCCGATCCCTGCGACCGCCGCAACGTCACCGGCGGCCCGAATCCGGCCGCGCGCGCGCGCAACTGCGCCGCGTTCTACCAGCAGTACGGGCTCAACCCGGTCGACTTCCAGCAGAACAGCGCCAACTCGCGCGCCGCGCGCCAGGGCGAGCCGAACCTGCGCAACGAGGCGGCCGATTCGTGGACCGCCGGCTTCGTCTGGCAGCCGGAGTTCGTCAAGGGCCTGCGCCTGGCGGTGGACTACAACGAGGTCAAGCTCAAGGACCAGATCTTCGCCCAGAGCGTCAACGACGTGCTGTCGGCCTGCTACGACAATCCCGACTTCGCCGCCGGCAACGTCAACACCGCCAACTATTACTGCCAGCAAATCCAGCGCCGGCCCGACGGCCAGTTCGACATCGTCGCGGTGCGCTACCGCAACGGCGACTTCATCCACTTCCAGGGCATCACCGGCGAGTTGGCCTACCGTTGGGACGCCGGCGACTGGGGCCGTTTCGACTTCAGCGCCAACGCGCTGTGGGTCAAGCGCTTCGAGAGCTCGACCACCGGCGTGACCGTCGACGACGACGTCGGCGAGATCGGCATGGCCGAGCGCCAGTACCAGTTCGGCGTGGACTACCAGAAGAACAAGCTCGGCCTGAACTTGAACGCGCGTTACTTGAGCGCCTCGGTGTTCAACAACGAGAACACCGTGGAGACCTCCGACGTGCTGCGCGCGCCGTCGTACTGGCTGCTCGGCGCCGGGGTGAACTACCGCTTCACCGACAACGTGCGGGTCAACTTCGCGGTGCAGAACCTGCTCGACAAGGACCCGCCGCTGGGCACCACGCCGAGCGAGGTCGGCGTCGGTACCTACGACATCCTCGGCCGGCGCTACAGCATGAGCGTGACGTACCGGTTCGATTGA